A single genomic interval of Cervus elaphus chromosome 26, mCerEla1.1, whole genome shotgun sequence harbors:
- the LOC122684233 gene encoding NADH dehydrogenase [ubiquinone] 1 alpha subcomplex subunit 1-like — protein sequence MWFEVLLGIAVMGVCLFIPGMATAHIHRFSNGGKEKRIAHYSYQWYMMERDRRVSGVNRYYVSKGLENID from the coding sequence ATGTGGTTCGAGGTTCTCCTCGGGATCGCTGTCATGGGCGTGTGCTTGTTCATCCCGGGAATGGCCACCGCGCACATCCACAGGTTCAGTAACGGGGGCAAGGAAAAAAGGATTGCCCACTATTCATATCAGTGGTATATGATGGAAAGAGATAGGCGTGTCTCTGGAGTAAACCGTTACTATGTGTCAAAGGGTTTGGAGAACATTGATTAA